CATGTGTGCaggctgttttttttgttgagggACAAAGTTCTCTCTGACGTCCTGGAGCGGAGTCAGTCCACTCGGAGCACCGTCGCTGCGGTGGAATCCTCCCGTTTCTGTGGATCTATAAAAGTGGGTAGCACGGTAGGACGTGGTCAAAATGTAAATCTGTATTTAATTATTAATGTGTGAGCACTCTGCCTATGTAAATGGTGATCATAACCAGCAGTGTATGGCTATGAGGAGTGTGTGTTCAGAATGATAAATGTTTGAGGGCTCCACCCAAAATGTAAAAAGGACATTGTTTGGAAAATTATTTTTTCATTGAGATCTCAGGGTTTTGTTTTACTTGGGCCTAATGTtgacactgtatatatatatattgtgatcTTGTGAAAATATTTTGTTGATGCATAACTGGATActttttatatacttattgtaaTTACTCTGACTGATGTAGAATTACAAGACATTCTAATGTCATTTTCTTAAGTCCTTgtggtgtgtgtgattgtgctGGCTGGGGGATCTAAAGTCTGTATTGAGTTCTGCTCTACCAATATTCCTACACAGCAGGACTCGGGTGTACGTGACTGCACTCGCAGAAAGTGGCTTTGTCCATTTCTCTGTAAACCACAGCCAGTCATTTGTGGACCCAGACGCAGGAGCCCACACCCAACACATTGAGCGGGCTCAAGTCCCAGGTCTGGAGACTGCGGGGAAAGCGCACAGCGCAGACTCTGAGGAGTCATCGTTCTTCCATAGAGTGGACACATTGGTCATACGCCACTTCCACAAGTTCTAAATATAAAAGCAATCTCGTTTTGGTATTACTGTCATTATGAATTCAGGTTGTTAATATGTTCCTCATTTATATCAAATGTTTTCATGACATTTAGATTGTTGTTTAAATTAAATTGTAAACTTGAGCGGCTGTAGATCCGTCAACAGTGTTTGTTAAACTGCTTAACTGATGGTAAGATAATGGTGAAGAAATGATTAGTTAATGGGTACTAACTACTGTTTTTCAtgcattacagacacatgcatttcctaacattcggtctctatgctgcaaatgtattatctcttggattcacacacggcatctattgcagtctgtccgtcctggagaggatcctcctctgctgctctccctgaggtttctccatgttccctttaaactgggttttctctggaagtgtttccttgtacgatgtgagggtctaaggacagagggtctaaggacagagggtctgaggacagagggtctgaggacagagggtctgaggacagagggtctaaggacagagggtctgaggacagagggtctgaggacagagggtctgaggacagagggtctgaggacagagggtctgaggacagagggtctaaggacagagggtctaaggacagagggtctgaggacagagggtctgaggacagagggtctgaggacagggtctgaggacagagggtctgaggacagagggtctaaggacagagggtctgaggacagagggtctgaggacagagggtatcgtattgtcatactgatattctgtacaaactgaagtccactgagacagatCTCTAAAGAGTACCAAAGGTCCTGTCGGTGCTATGAGACGCGTCACGAGCTGCCAGTCAGAGATCTGGGGCCTGAAAGAGAGTCTGGAGAGACGTAAACATCAGATCAGCTCATCAGCACGACTCAGCATCCATATCAATAATATCATCAGAACAAGAACATAACCCAGAACCATCATTATTCCTATTTCActctgtgtttatgttttaaatatatattttaataatttttCGACTTTTTTAATGTTATGATAATTAACAGGGGTGTAACGATAtaccgaatatcgcggtaaataagcgtcccaataccgtcgtgagactgactaAATCTAccacgattttttttttaaatacatttgttttgtttgaaaCCTTTATTGAACCAGACGGTCCCGTTGAGATCATCGACCCCTTTCTCCAGAGAGACGTCCCACATGGCAGCAAGTCGGTTACAACGTGAACATGAAACAACAGGACATGGTATCTACAGGGCTACATGcacacacctagagacatggACACGTACCAACAGtattttatatcacacacacccaGTTACAAGGAAACAGcacctaaatacacacatactaacaagacacaggtgaggggggaggagacaacacaggacaccaggtgaggggggaggagacaacacaggacaccaggtgaggggcgaggagacaacacaggacaccaggtgaggggggaggagacaacacaggacacaggtgaggggggaggagacaacacaggacacaggtgaggggggaggagacaacacaggacacaggtgaggggggaggagacaacacagggcaccaggtgaggggggaggagacaacacaggacaccaggtgaggggggaggagacaacacaggacaccaggtgaggggggaggagacaacacaggacaccaggtgagggggaggagacaacacaggacaccaggtgaggggggaggagacaacacaggacaccaggtgaggggggaggagacaacacagggcaccaggtgaggggggaggagacaacacagggcaccaggtgaggggggaggagacaacacaggacaccaggtgagggggaggagacaacacaggacaccaggtgagggggaggagacaacacaggacaccaggtgaggggggaggagacaacacaggacaccaggtgagggggaggagacaacaatGTGCGCGCGGGagcgcgcacagcgtaaagcaaaacctcccagacatgtgttgatctgtacggtttggaaacgatatcatttccttttggagggcagcataccacggcataacaccagggcctcgctgcggggacacGCTGGCGCTGTTcccagtttgttctaatctgacAAAATGacggctttcagatttttccgtcattgataaataaaatattcggttaacgcgacgactgctgtcccagcaacatcggTCCCAAGCGAGAGGGTTGTTTccagagcaggggatattgtaaatgcccaaacatcccagcttataaatacctggaaatgtggacattctcATATTCCTCAAAACCTGATAAATACCGTACCGtggatattatcgtaccgtgagttcttggtatcgttacatccctataaAGATGTGCTttggaaataattgtttttccTAAATGGTTAGAAAAACGTGTTGAAGCCATATCTATACAGATCACCCTTAGCCTcacccccctctatttcagccctgctcCTAAAGagctgattctgggtccgtGGCTACAAGGCCACGCCCCCTTTGTAgctgctgaccacgccccctttGTAGCCACATGCTGCAGAGAGaagcagaaactcagctaaacgctgccgGCGTACGCCAGTtcctacgcaatgtttgcgatttataaaatactaacttgacgggaaaacgtgcggtcctccacgcaaactcatacgcactaagcacaaaaacgggagagacgagaaactgcgaccccgttggcagaaggaaggatggagagaaatatgtggaaataataccataaataaaatgttacctctcatttatcatatatgaagtattcactttcaaacattgattaaagccaatctcaaaatgatgaaacaaacgcctgtttgagactcctcagtgcacacacacacacacacacacacacacaacctggagaaataaatatataCGCATATgtaatttaaaaccacctcgaatatgttgtgttaatgttatgaaatgttttctcaaatgatgcggtaagcaggaggacagaattacgtctaaactgacgctgacgctttctcataaatgatgccgtgttgtagatacgagcatggttttatatactatcacgtttaatcgtgttttatgccgtttactaagacttgataagtcgctcgtaaaacacaggaggtatggaagctaagaacaccatGCGGTCAATTATACAGctgatataacacaacacatttgttgtttcctctaactggtggatatagagttgctgcggggggggggggttgagacacacaggctgcagtggagacgctgcgcacagctgatcgacagctgggacacaaaccaccaaatacaaacacATAATTCCATGAcaacatgactccactccggagggattccccgatcacttcttagtctctcatcaaggggggtctcctgtccccggcacacacacactgcctgaggaaggctgtgtatgttgtttttgtcattaacttttttcggaccacttatttatttatgttggtgacgatccgacctccatgctgctactctggtcaacctgcatccaccaaacaatgtgatttatctccacctccccaaaataaccacaatctgacacggtgtgagatcttttttagctgttctgtcgtaaTTTCCTGCTCTCCTTCCTGCAGTCAGTCaggatgaatgaatgaatgggcgtttctttgactatttataggcaaatatgggcgttacgtgaagcccgcaaaagctgcactgcatttcgagtcgattgtgatttataaagggaatccggcgtaggaagtgccgtacgcactttcctcacaggtacgcaatgtttggtcaatcggaaaatgtcgggacatttctgtacctatttttttagatttctactacgtaagcaaccttcccacgtgaatcctacgcacggcgttataaatgagggcCCAGGTCTCCCCTCCCCCGGCGCTCTGACTGGTAGCTTGTTAGTGATGCGTCTTATAGCACCGACAGGACCTTTGTTACTGTTTAGAGATTTTAAAACGGACTGAGGGAATCTTTCCGATCATCAGTCACTTCGGCCTCATCATGTGTCTCATCAGATGTAGCTCGGTCATCCATCTTCAGTCTGAAACACTGCGGCTGATTGGTTATGTGCCTCCTCGTGTGTTTCTTTAACCTGTTCAGCTcccagcctgtttttcaggtctcaggctcgaaaatgacattctgacattcccagaacaaatgaccatcttCACTTCTTTTTGTCGTTTTTAGTAAGGCTTTGCTTTATTGAAAGATATTCAATTGACAGTGCAAATGCAATATGTATTACACATTAAACATTTGTACGTGAGAAAATAGattcaaaagaaagaaaaattaTACATGTGAACAGCAAATGTACTTCAAAGTCTATTATATTTAGATTTTGACAACAATGGGAGAAAGAAGGTATACAAGGCTTCGATACACAGATCATAGTAAGAATAACggtttttttctttgtttttaaaacaaaaaaggacTGAGACAGGACCAATAAAACAGCAAAATCAAAAACCAAAGGCTGTGAGTCTAAGTCCATTATTAATAACGTAATGAAAAAGTAGAAATCAAACGATGTAAAACGATAAAAGGAACaaaaagaccaaataaaaacatAGCACTTTTTTTAACAGAGCAGCACGGAGACATCCGGCATGTCCAGCTCCCGTATATACCTGCAGAAGGGAGCCCCCCACCATGCACCTTATCTAACCCCTAACCCTaaatcttcccttctaaaaggggtaaattaatcatcttttttctcaaagcaatgataaacctgtgagctggatgtagaaaagtcagaatcaatagatGTTTTTAAGTAAagtcagattgaacacagtaacaaaatgtaaattatagtgtccgtccaaaaataacccattacttatagtgaaagccacccttgaatgatgggatggtagactaaaagctttaggaatccaaactataacatataataagtaccccgtataaagattgatgcaaaacaagagaaatttgacctttttagagagatttagcaaaaaaaaacacatctggGGTCAtctgggtggatttgacctatctctggcccccttgctcgattttgatgattgacatctctttctaatcgctagagccaatagaatcgaagggaggttccacatacacacacgttaccaaataaggagtgagagtgacgcgtagccagaCTACCcacctgacccagaaagcgacgcaggttctggtccaggctctcgtcacctcacgcctagactactgcaactccctcctggctggtctacctgcatgtgccatccgacctctgcagctcatccagaatgcagcggctcgtctggtcttgcACATCCTCCAGACTGAAACTCATctttttcgactccacttcgagcgatagaattactaacaaagcacttatatactaataaaggactggcttatctaaagccagttgagtagcacctgatgtacttatatgattctgttttcttcaagtttgtatcttgttggtcgaatgcacatattgtaagtcgctttggataaaagcgtcagttaatgcaatgtaatgtaatacccaaaacaggaagctgtcatacactctggaagctatcattagcagctaatatgaaaagtcagtttttgacataaaaatggaattatggattatcaaaaaaaaaatcaaagtgacatacacattggattaacctatggattaaccttcagccgcgtttctcgttttaatgccattgaagacaactttagatcagaataacagataaaggtgagcatatctccgtgtttgGCTACCTAAAGCTCTGTGGTGTGTTGTCTggttttgcttcccctgtcgcgagttctgatcgctcagtgatgatacttataggtatggaatctgtggaatatcACCTTGCGAGCaaagcttgtttgtgcagatccgataagtactAAAGTATTTATattcagggctcatttagacgcttcttgtaagacttgtgttttgtttcggtaaaaatggttcatatcggcAGTTAGcagagtttcttcccgttaagtgagtatgacaatttcatagtttattacattttaagaagccctgagacacagtttcatgAACAGGTTAATCTAcatattttgtaaatgattttTTATAACTGAGTAACTgtctggtttctctcctgtatgAAGTCTCATGTGTTTAGTTAAACTGTTAACCTGTGTAAATGATTtctcacagactgagcagccatatggtttctctcctgtgtgaacTCTCATGTGAATTGTTAAATGTCCCTTTAGTGTAAAatatttcttacagactgagcagctgtatgGTTTGTCTCCTGTATGGGTTTTAAGGTGTGAATCTAAATGTCcagtacatttaaaatatttcttacagactgagcagctgtatggcttctctcctGTATGAACTCTCATGTGGGTCTTTAAACTAGATCTCGCTGtaaaacatttctcacagactgaacagctgaatggtttctctccagtATGAACTGCCATGTGGTACTTTAAACTAGATCTCCTTGTAAAAGATTTcgtacagactgagcagctgtatggtttctctcctgtgtggattctcatgtgtataTTCAGACTTGACTTGCGGGAAACAATTTTCTCACACTGAGAGCATCTATAGCGCTTCTCTCCAGCACTACACCTTGAATTGCTGACAGGGTTTTGATTATTTTCCTGAGAGTTTGAACCTGACTGAGGTTCTCCGGTCTCCCTCCAactagcactgtcttcagtgtcttCAGAAAAGTCTCCAGGGTTGTCCTCAGTCTCTGGTTCAGAAGAGTCGCCAGGGTTGTCCTCAGTCTCTGgttgtaaatgtctctctggatctgagctcctggctggttctggtcctccacagtcctctccatcagcttctgtttccatgtgttcagtttgtctttgatgaagctgagaggactgaggtttctcttcatcatcttcactcttcacagggtcaggagtgaatgtggacttggtgatatctccctcctccagcccttgaagctgctctccctcctgactgctccaaagttcctcctgttcctctttaatgtctggggggggctctgggttctcctggtccagactggagCTCCACTCCTGCTGCTCAGGGGGaacctcttctttaaccaccagctgctggacgtctgcaggaaacaggaaaaaCTGTGTTAGAATTTAAAATCTAATCGCCTTAACAATTTGAGTAGTTTTGCAGCCTTAATCAATGCCTTCGTTTATATACTTGCATACCGCTTCCAGTTCAGCCAGATTGTAAACTATCAATTATTTTGGGGACCAATCACAGCTACTCTGCGCCTATAGGATGGAAATGCTTCTCTAGTagttaaagtcctgcattcagacCTTATTTAAGTGCAAGTTGtatcagaaaaatgtacttcgACCTCTAAAGTAGAAGTTTTGATAGTGCAGTTAAATGTTTCctcagtgttttattttatataaggAAGTTGTTTGGTTATTGTGTCTGTTgcacagactgagaggctgataactacagctcacactgagaggctctgataactacagctcagactgagaggctctgataactacagctcacactgagaggctctgataactacagctcagactgagaggctctgataactacagctcagactgagaggctctgataactacagctcagactgagaggctctgataactacagctcagactgagaggctctgataactacagctcagactgagaggctctgataactacagctcacactgagaggctctgataactacagctcagactgagaggctctgataactacagctcagactgagaggctctgataactacagctcactgagaggctctgataactacagctcacactgagaggctctgataactacagctcacactgagaggctctgataactacagctcagactgagaggctctgataactacagctcagagtgagaggctctgataactacagctcagtctgagaggctctgataactacagctcagagtgagaggctctgataactacagctcacactgagaggctctgataactacagctcagactgagaggctctgataactacagctcagactgagaggctctgataactacagctcagactgagaggctctgataactacagctcagactgagaggctctgataactacagctcacactgagaggctctgataactacagctcacactgagaggctctgataactacagctcagactgagaggctctgataactacagctcagactgagaggctctgataactacagctcagactgagaggctctgataactacagctcagactgagaggctctgataactacagctcacactgagaggctctgataactacagctcagagtgagaggctctgataactacagctcaggtgaagtaaagtactctctctgagtgtttagataattcactttagtctaaattatctcagtgggtctcaaacggtttggtcaacattaaagtaaacacatatttcaaaggcaCACCTTGTTAATGTTATTATAGTAATAAACAATCTAAATAATAACAGGTGGTAAATCATTTCAGTGTCGGACAGTAAAACAAAGATATAGTTTAAAAGGTGAGTGATGAGTAAGATAAAGAAGAAAGAAGCTGAATAtgtgaaagaagactttaaaaagGTGTTTACTAGCGAGGAGATTAGACTGGGGGTTTCTGGATCACAGAGACCTAGAAGAAGAaggcagggccggactgggacaataagtcaggccgggaatcaaACACCCAGCCAGTTTTCTTTTCTGCCATGGAGCTGGATGTATTTgtgaatatttacagcgttgctgcccgtagtgaCAGCCTATCGTTTaaatcagggatgggcaaatggcggcccgcgggccgcatgcgcggcccccacctcctctttttgcggccctcatattaatttataaacaacgtaattaattaaaacaaaattaattacatttttttttttttttttttgttttacttgtagtactgataccgtccactagactcctagttacgtcgcgagctgcgtacatgatttcaaataccacaaaataatctgtgatgcatttgtgtgtattgtgtttgttcccggctgttgttctgcctgctgAGACGTTACGTTGCCTCTTGTATTTATGCCTttagcttcaaagttgtatttatcatctgaatttggcgaaaaaagtttaatattcttaaaaagactttgtttatttgaaatgagatgaaaacaaactgtcacggaccctgccgtgtgatctatgattactacgcttttcattcataatgtcagcggagggggggggggcgctgaggaacagcagagtggggggggggagtggcgctgaggaacagcagagtgcgggcgtgttgacattccccttattgtggaataaggagaatgcagagactggtgttttaggttcaagttagacaactaatgtctgggttcatctcaacacacacactttccgtgctttccaatagtttaaaatagctttattccactgtttaataacctgttcaatacaaacatgccacttgtacaaatgaaataacatttctgtgaactcaTATTTGTtgagtgagcttattagaggatgttcccatttattggggatgttccctttgattgtaaaatgtcaatgaagatgtcagacttagtatatttgttaataattacatacaacacatggaatttttgtgtgttccaagtgaatctgcggccccctggtggccagtacatcaattatgtggcccccaccaccatcaaagttgcccatccctggtttAAATGTACCAGGGGTTCCCaccccacacatagactatactttggcgggccgcccaggtatattaacggccgcccggCCGCCCgggtatatttcgcgacccatttagtttttttttttatataattttttaataacctttttttataattttttttttatttttccgtGACCacaacgccatctgcgatcgattaacttgtggacaatgatccctcgctcccttgcactgatctcgcctccttctggcctgttaagtggtctgcctcacacagggggactggctgtccacacgatgtggcctgccgacatggccactgtcctacagatcataaatcaaagcccttgattggtctctgtgtgtcattcaagctcgggataagctcagctcaggtgaggtaaaggactctctgagtgtttagtctaagttctcagtgggtctcaaacggtgtggtcaccagttatgtaaacacatatttccatttgagaggatagtgattggtctaatgcaggcatcctcaaagtccggactccggtccggatccggaccgaaccacaactgtctctggactctgagcaaattatacttttcatatgtattatctgtattatctgtgttatctgcgagacatcgccacaacgcaacgagtcaaaatgatccgctatgtccatagactgcaaacagcgctctgcatgtcctgttccactgtgtctgtcaacgcattggtccaatcacattcagcatcccgtcagcgttttttcccaaacaatctgcgaatcagaggcacagtagggcgggtcttcgcggaatgcgggtgggaaaaatgtgtgtctgagtcagagcgagagtttaaaaaaataaataaaatcagagCGAGAGTCAACAGCTCATCTCGTTCCgtctgtactgtagctagtagcCTAGCCTAGTAACCTACCGGGGTGGCCACTGACAGCCTAAAAataggccttgccaccccagctgccaccccagttggcagctttgttttgaaagaaaagttgtggctcatcggacatttatgagagaaagtctctaatgtctgagtgcaagtgaatgcagcacaagatgcacgtcatgtaacccctcccccggtcctggcgcgagcgtggccATATGATTGGCggtgatttcatttgaacgggatgGCGCAAagcgagaagcattcggacccaagcgctgaaggaatgaggtatttgcggtctacactgacagagaagagactgtcagtgtggctgcactcagcattgaatcaaagcgcactgacggtgtgtaaaactacactgcccagccaaacaaaagtaaccactttgattgaactaggccagtaggtaaggactttccactggataataactgaagtataaagaatgcatgactgaagtgatgtaccatgttgaaggcaaacacaaagaggaaataaggtcaaatcaagcaaatcccctctcagattccacagcaaccagaagaacataaatactggctggtgatttgattaatcagctttgtgatggaatagaaaatgcacagtgcatttccttagctgtgggtgagtccactgacaccactgacaatgctcagttgctggtgtttgtgagtttttatgatgaggcaaaggggagtttgttgaagatgtgttgggcctgaggaacctcagtggacacacaagggggcaagacatttataaagcaataatgggaatgctgaatgaaaaagagtgcagctgcctttattcataactgcagctcttacactgcgactctgagggatcaagcacagacgcaataacaatgaaaactgctgcatacagattatttttgtttttgcaacctcgtggtaagaatcttgttgcaattgtttaaaagtttgaatgaccataataaacggacctttgtcttattgaaacatttattttggacctttaagatttgtatttgagtacccctggtctaatggatagtgaggtgggctgaagatcggaaggctgtgagttcaaatcccgcaaAGAACACCACCAatagtgcccttgagcaaggcactgagCCCTCAGtcactccagggagaatgtccctgtaatcggtcattagaagtcgctttggataaaagcgtcagctaaatgaaatgtaatgtgattagtaaaaaatgcatgaataaataaataaaaagttaactgggtgaaaaaaggtaagatacacttttaaaacttgttgagagaaaactagtctttgctgctgcctcaaagaggagcagggggagaggagggagaggagggagagagagggggggaggagaggaggggagagggggagaggagggagaggagggagggagaggggggagagggggggaggagaggagggagagggaggagaggagggagagggggagaggagggagacaggagaggctgattcaggagcacagacacactcacaactataaatgaaccaaaaataaattaataaacaagtttcagtgttttttcatattggaaatggtatgttgttggttatggccatgattttatgattattgaaatgtatacggttctgtttaatataggtgtttccatagatctagtctctttattttcccctcaaaatgcaccagattgatgcatttaactccaaaataaaaaataaactctTAGCGGGGGgggcagttaatggaccagcaccagaggtgttcccacacacacaggcgttggagctgttcttcatgaaatcccagaagcATGAAGTGCTCTGACGAACAGCGCCATCTTTGtgcaaaatgattatacaggaatgaaaagtcaataaataaacatgttgttaaaacttttttttttttttttcgggcaccccccccccccctgcccgctgccaccacccgcccaagtatatttcagatctgtgggaaacactctgtactacccacaaataaacatatggacagggGTTACCATTTAAa
This portion of the Pseudochaenichthys georgianus unplaced genomic scaffold, fPseGeo1.2 scaffold_690_arrow_ctg1, whole genome shotgun sequence genome encodes:
- the LOC117443855 gene encoding gastrula zinc finger protein XlCGF57.1-like, producing the protein VQQLVVKEEVPPEQQEWSSSLDQENPEPPPDIKEEQEELWSSQEGEQLQGLEEGDITKSTFTPDPVKSEDDEEKPQSSQLHQRQTEHMETEADGEDCGGPEPARSSDPERHLQPETEDNPGDSSEPETEDNPGDFSEDTEDSASWRETGEPQSGSNSQENNQNPVSNSRCSAGEKRYRCSQCEKIVSRKSSLNIHMRIHTGEKPYSCSVCTKSFTRRSSLKYHMAVHTGEKPFSCSVCEKCFTARSSLKTHMRVHTGEKPYSCSVCKKYFKCTGHLDSHLKTHTGDKPYSCSVCKKYFTLKGHLTIHMRVHTGEKPYGCSVCEKSFTQVNSLTKHMRLHTGEKPDSYSVIKNHLQNM